A DNA window from Coffea arabica cultivar ET-39 chromosome 6c, Coffea Arabica ET-39 HiFi, whole genome shotgun sequence contains the following coding sequences:
- the LOC113692070 gene encoding transcription factor bHLH130 produces the protein MYGDSQALSSDDSSIFHSSWNAKEALFAQSRELFMDSVSASSTNYSSLEFNNQYTGANQNSSGLLRFRSAPSSLLESLSAADKIVENSVENRGLTSRFNSSCEAQSNQVSHSSSTKGYTLKSQLPPQYPRASRGRLAQLGSVNGVYRVPGSMAMDHQRQPKMSPTLTRQNSSPAELFSHLTAQSGYSTMRGVGNYRLTNGASGDLSPSSNRFKGPMSFSSGSPTTLGMLSRISEVENETGGADGSNDDKLGNTNGDTQLYGSGFGFGSWNSSPKFAENLTGLKREIDSDQNLFPDSQGGEPRNRPNILSHHLSLPNTAELAAMDKLMQFQDTVPCKIRAKRGCATHPRSIAERVRRTRISERMRKLQDLVPNMDKQTSTADMLDLAVDYIKDLQKQYKTLSDIRANCKCSAMQKPVPDQMV, from the exons ATGTATGGCGATTCCCAAGCATTATCTTCTGACGACAGCTCTATATTTCACTCAAGCTGGAATGCTAAAGAAGCCTTATTTGCACAGAGCAGGGAGTTATTCATGGACTCTGTCTCTGCTAGTAGTACAAACTATAGTAGTCTTGAGTTCAACAACCAATATACTGGTGCTAATCAAAATAGTTCTGGGCTACTAAGATTTAGGTCTGCTCCAAGTTCTCTGTTGGAGAGCTTAAGTGCTGCTGATAAGATTGTGGAAAACAGTGTTGAAAATCGAGGGTTGACCTCAAGATTCAATAGTTCCTGTGAAGCACAGAGCAATCAAGTCTCTCATAGTAGTAGTACTAAAGGTTACACTCTGAAATCACAATTACCACCTCAGTATCCGCGGGCATCAAGAGGAAGACTTGCTCAACTGGGCTCTGTAAATGGAGTGTATAGAGTTCCAGGTTCAATGGCAATGGATCATCAAAGGCAGCCCAAAATGAGTCCTACTCTTACTAGGCAAAATAGTTCACCTGCTGAATTGTTCTCACACCTCACTGCTCAATCTG GCTATTCCACAATGAGAGGTGTTGGAAATTATAGACTGACAAATGGAGCTAGTGGAGATTTGAGTCCATCTTCAAATAGGTTCAAGGGACCGATGAGCTTCTCATCCGGGAGTCCAACGACGTTAGGGATGTTGTCTAGAATATCAGAAGTTGAGAACGAGACTGGTGGTGCTGACGGCTCTAATGATGACAAACTAGGAAATACCAATGGGGATACTCAATTGTATGGCTCTGGCTTCGGTTTTGGATCTTGGAACAGTTCACCAAAATTCGCTGAGAACTTAACCGGCCTTAAGAGAGAAATTGACTCTGATCAGAACTTATTTCCTGATAGTCAG GGTGGAGAGCCTAGAAATCGGCCTAATATTTTGTCCCACCACTTAAGTTTACCAAATACAGCTGAACTTGCTGCTATGGACAAGTTAATGCAATTCCAGGACACAGTTCCTTGCAAAATCCGTGCCAAACGAGGTTGTGCTACTCATCCACGAAGTATAGCAGAGAGG GTAAGAAGAACCCGGATCAGTGAAAGGATGAGGAAATTGCAGGATCTTGTTCCAAACATGGACAAG CAAACCAGCACAGCTGACATGTTAGATTTGGCTGTCGACTACATTAAAGATCTCCAAAAACAGTACAAG ACACTCAGCGATATTCGGGCAAATTGCAAATGCTCAGCCATGCAGAAGCCAGTTCCAGATCAAATGGTTTGA